The Prochlorococcus marinus str. MIT 9301 genome segment CCTCAAATCCACCGATAGACAATTTCTCAGAGAGATCTTCAGGAGTAGAAGTAATTTCTACTAAATTTTTCAACCAATTTTGAGAAACTTTCATATATATTTTTAATCAATGATAATAAATGAAATGAGCATATCTTCAAAAAAGTTTGTTGAAGATGTACAATAGAAAATTATACAATAAAGTATTAATTAAAATGGCTAAAAAAGGGACAAGAGTTGTAGTGACCCTGGAATGTACTGAAGCTAGGACAAGCTCAGATCCTAAGAGATCAAATGGTGTCTCAAGATATACTACTGAAAAGAATCGTAGAAATACAACCGAAAGATTAGAACTAAAAAAGTTTAATCCTCATTTAAACAGAATGACAATTCACAAAGAAATTAAGTAATCAAATCCAATTAATCATGCCTAATTCAATTTTTAAAAAACAATTATCACCAATAAAACCAGGAGATCCTATCGACTATAAGGATGTAGAACTCCTTAAAAAATTCATAACTGAGAGGGGCAAAATCCTACCAAGAAGAATGACAGGTTTAACCTCTAAGCAACAAAGAGATCTCACATTGGCTGTTAAGAGAGCCAGAATTGTTGCTCTTTTACCCTTCGTAAATCCTGAAGGATAATTTCAAATTGAATATAGTTGGCACTTTAATTAATATTTCAAATATTTGAAAGATTTAACTGATTTAAAAACATATATTATTGACTCTGATGATCCACATGAGGTCGATGACGCTATTTCATTAGAAATAAAAGAAGGAAATAAAAAAAATTTATGGATACATATTAGTAATCCATGCAAACTCTTTTTGCATGACTCTAATGTTGATTTAAATGCAAGAAAGAGAAATAGCAGTTTATATTTAATTGATCAATATGTCCCAATGCTTCCTAATGATATTCTTGAAAAGGCAAATCTAGCTCAAAATAAAGTTTCAGAAACTATTAGTGCAGCAATAGAATTCAATGACGATGGATCAATAAATAAATATGAAATAACCGAAGCAATAATAAAGCCAAAATATCAATTAACATATGAAGATGCAAATGAAATATTAGAAATAGAACCTAAAGAAGAAATAGAATTAATTGAGATTAAAAATTTATTAAAAAAAAGTATTACATTCAGAAAGAAACAAGGAGCAATTATTTTTGAAAGTCCTAATAATAAAATTAAATTATTTGAAGATAAGATTATATTAACTAAATTAGAGAAAACAATATCTCAAATTATAGTTGCAGAATCAATGATATTAATGGGTTATGTAACAAGTTTATTTTTAGATAAATATAATTTAGCGGCTGCATTTAGAATTCAAAAAATAAACTGCAATCCATCTGAAATACTCAATAGATACATTGATAGTGATATTAAATATATAATATTAAAACAATATATGGGAAGAAGTTACATAACTATTAAGCCAGGAATCCATGAATCATTAGGCCTTAAAATGTATGTACAATGTACATCCCCATTGAGAAGATATCTTGATTTAATTATACAAAGGCAAGTCTATAACAAAATTAATAATTACGAAGTTCTAAGTAAAGATTCAGTCTCTAAGATTATCGATTATTCAAAAAATAGACAATCAGAGAATAATAATATATTTAAAAATGATAAATTTAAGTATTTAAGATTATTTTTTAATAATGAAAAAAAACTTTTTTATAACATAATATTCGTTAAGTGGATTAATCATAAAAAAAATATAGCTTTGGTTTATTTTCCAGATTATTCACTAGAAATACTTATTACCCTTTTTATTTCAATAGAAATATATAGTAATAAAATATATAAAGTTAAATATATTATAAATGATAGTAATCTTTTAGAATTTATTTATTAATAGGATAATAAATACAATAGGTTGTTATTAGTTTAAAAAATATCTGTTAGTATTAATAAAAAAGCTTTATGACTTTTGTCATTACTACACCTTTATACTATGTTAATGATAAACCTCATTTAGGGAGTGTATATACGACAATAATTTGTGACTCAATAGCTAGGTATAAAAGGCTTGCAGGTGAAGATGTTATTTTCATCACTGGTGTTGATGAACATGGTTTAAAAATACAGAGAACAGCTAATGAAAAGGGTATTGAACCAAAATCACATTGTGATGAAATTTCAGAAGTTTTTAATAATAATTGGAAAGATTGGAATATATCCTTTGACAAATTTATAAGAACAAGCTCCAAAAATCATGAATTTGTTGTTAATGAATTTTATGAAAGAGTAAAAGCATCAGATGATATCTATATGGGAGTTCAAAAAGGTTGGTATTGTGTCGGTTGTGAAGAATTTAAAGATAATCCAGAAAACTCATCAACATACAAGTGTCCAATACATCAAAAAAATCTAGAATGGAAAAATGAAGAGAATCTCTTTTTTAGGCTTTCAAAATATCAAAAAGAAATCGAGAGAATAATCAACGAACCTTCTTTTATAGAGCCAATAGAAAGAAAGAATGAAATTATAAATTTTGTTTCTAGAGGTTTAAAGGATTTTTCAATTTCAAGAACAAATGTTAAATGGGGAATTCCTGTCCCTGGTTACGATAACCATACCTTTTATGTGTGGTTTGATGCTTTACTTGGATATGTTAGTGCCATTAGTTCTGATGCGACAGAACATTCATTAGAAAAATCAATTAATGGAGGATGGCCAGCTGATGTTCATTTAATTGGTAAGGATATTCTGAGATTCCATGCTGTATATTGGCCTGCAATGCTAATTTCTGCCAAAATGAAAGTTCCAAAAAAGGTTTTTGGGCACGGATTTCTTACAAGAGAGGGGCAAAAAATGGGTAAAAGCTTAGGAAATGTACTCGACCCTGATTTATTGCTTACAAAATATGGAAATGATCCTGTAAGGTGGTATCTCATTAAAGACATATCACTAGGAAATGATGGAGATTTTCAAGATAAAAGATTTGTTGACATTATTAATAATGACTTAGCTAATACGATTGGTAATCTATTAAATAGAACATCATCTATGTCTAGAAAGTGGTTTAATAATAAAGTTCCAAATAAGGAAAAAATTTTCAATGAAAAAAAATTAGAGAATTTTGCCAAAATTGCTGTCGAAAACTATATTTATAACTTTGATAATTACAAATTAGATCTAGCAGCTAATGAAGTACTTAGCCTAGCAATTAATACAAATTTGTATTTGAATGATAATCAGCCATGGCTGTTAATAAAAGAGAAAGATAATCTACCTTTAGTTAAAGAAATTATCTATAACGTTTTAGAAAGTACACGAATAATAGGATTATTATTAATACCTTTATTGCCCGAATTATCTACAAAAATTAATGACCAACTTGGTTCTATATACAGAGAAGAAATTCCATGGAAAAAACAATTAATTTGGGGATTATTAGTTAGTAACTCAAGTCTTCCTAAACCCACTCCAATCATAAATAAATTGGAGTATGAAGAACATTTATAGATTAATAATATTCCTTCCATTATTTATGCTTGGTTGCACCCCAAATGTAATTGATGAAAATAAAGTTATACAAAAAATTGACAGTTTAGATATGACTATTTTCTCTAATAGTGGAGATAAAGTATATTCAATTACCAGTCCCAATTCAAGTTATGACAATATCGAATTAAAATTCGAATTAAAAAAACCTATTATTAATATTCATAATGGGACAGAAACTAAGTATATTATTAGTTCCGAAGAATCTACTTTATCAGACAACAATAAACTCTTGAAATTGAAAGGCAATGTTAAATTAAAAACTCTTAAAAAAGATGAGTATTCTTTAAATGCTGATAATTTTATTTGGAATATAGAAAGTACTAACTATCTATTAGAGGGTAATATAAGATTTGAAAATCAAAACATCATCTTAAATTCAGGAAAAGCCATATTGGGTTCGGATAACATAATTGAATTTTTCAAACCAGTAAAATATATTATTAAAGATGAAAATAAGGAAAATAAATATGAAATAAATTCAGAAAATGCATTTTATAATTTAAATACTGAATCGGTAAGTTTTGAAGCAAAAGATAAAAGAGTTAAGTCAATAATTTATTTTTAAATTTTATTTTTTGAAAAAATATTATTAATTTTTTTGGACCAGTTATTAATCCATTTTTCATCAGACTTCGTGAAACACTTAGCACTCCAGCCTCCTATCAATATAAATGCCTTATTATTTATAGGAACAATTAAAATAGATGGGATTTCAGCACAAAAATTAAAAAATTCATCTCGTCTAGGATAAAATTTTGTGTTTGCCAATGATATTAATTTCATATCTTTTATTGATCTAAGACAAGTTTCGCCAGGTTTAAAATCATTACTTGAAGTGATTCCCCTCCTCAATATATTAACGCCATCATTGTGGATTAATATTGCTGCTGCTGCCGTAGAAGTTAATATCGCTTCAGAACCCCATGCAAGTTCATCGATAACTTCATCAGGCATGTTTCTATCGAAGAGAAACTTATTTTCTCCTTTTAAAGCAGCTTTCTCACCAGCTAATGGTTGGAATTGTTTAAATAAAAAACCAATTAAAATAATAATTAATGAAGCTATTGCAGCTAACACTTGCGCTCTTTCAAGCTCAGGAGTGATTGTCTCTATTGAAATGAAATTTGCTATCTGAAATACAAAGAGAATTGCACCGACTAATATTAATGATTTCCCATTGAATCCCATATTTTAAATATGTTATTTCTAATTAAATTATGCAAATATTATATTGTTTAGTAAATTTAAAATTACTCAAACATATGATTTTTAATATATAATTAACCAAAACAAACTAAAATGAACCTAAAAATCAATAAATATATATTTTCGCTTATCTTTACTGGCTTGATTTTTATTCTTATCCCCTCGACTTCATTCGCAAACGAAGTTAGTAATATAAATAAATTTTTTGGTATTACTCAACAGAAGACTGTTATAAATTACGAGAAAAGTCAGCCTTCATCTATTGATAACCCTGTAGTGGATCCAAATTTTAACACTATGAGATCAAAAGATACTGAGAGTTCAACTGCTACTTATATAGTAATAGGTTTGTTAATTGCTGCCACAATTATTCCTCTAGCAACATGGTGGTATTTCTCTAAATAATAGAGAATTTATGAATGCCAATGATTTAAGTATTAGTGAATATTCATCTCATATAGTTTTTATTACAGGAGGGACAAAGAGTGGGAAAAGTGAATTCGCAGAGTATCTTGCAAAGAAAGTAAAAAAATTATCATATGTTGCCTTATCTGAAAACAATTTGGATGATAAAGATTGGCAAGATAAAATTAAATTACATCGAGAAAGAAGGCCAAAAGATTGGAAATTAATAGAAACGACAGATCTATTAAATACATTAAGGAAAGAAGAAGGTCCACTATTAGTAGATTCTATTGGCGGATTCGTTATGAAAAGTATTGGGAAGGAACAAAATGAATGGTCAATAAAAATGAATTTACTTATGAGTCTCTTAATGAAAAGAAAAAGCATAACAATTATTGTTGGAGAACAAGTAGGTTGGAGTCTCGTCTCTGAATATAAAATTGGTAATACTTATATTGAAAGAATTGGCGAACTTCAAAAGAGAATAACCAAAATATCAAAAGATAATTGGTTGGCAATAAATGGTAGAGCAATCAAAATAGATGAAATAAGTATTGAAATACCTACTTAAAATTGGAAGTCGCTCTTTTTGAACCTAGAATACCACAAAATACTGGTAATATTGCCAGATCATGTGCTGCGTTTGATATACCTTTAAATCTTATAGAGCCCCTGGGCTTTAAACTAGAAGATAAATATTTAAAAAGAGCAGGATTAGACTATTGGCCTTTAGTTAC includes the following:
- the rpmG gene encoding 50S ribosomal protein L33; translation: MAKKGTRVVVTLECTEARTSSDPKRSNGVSRYTTEKNRRNTTERLELKKFNPHLNRMTIHKEIK
- the rpsR gene encoding 30S ribosomal protein S18, yielding MPNSIFKKQLSPIKPGDPIDYKDVELLKKFITERGKILPRRMTGLTSKQQRDLTLAVKRARIVALLPFVNPEG
- a CDS encoding ribonuclease catalytic domain-containing protein produces the protein MKDLTDLKTYIIDSDDPHEVDDAISLEIKEGNKKNLWIHISNPCKLFLHDSNVDLNARKRNSSLYLIDQYVPMLPNDILEKANLAQNKVSETISAAIEFNDDGSINKYEITEAIIKPKYQLTYEDANEILEIEPKEEIELIEIKNLLKKSITFRKKQGAIIFESPNNKIKLFEDKIILTKLEKTISQIIVAESMILMGYVTSLFLDKYNLAAAFRIQKINCNPSEILNRYIDSDIKYIILKQYMGRSYITIKPGIHESLGLKMYVQCTSPLRRYLDLIIQRQVYNKINNYEVLSKDSVSKIIDYSKNRQSENNNIFKNDKFKYLRLFFNNEKKLFYNIIFVKWINHKKNIALVYFPDYSLEILITLFISIEIYSNKIYKVKYIINDSNLLEFIY
- the metG gene encoding methionine--tRNA ligase, producing the protein MTFVITTPLYYVNDKPHLGSVYTTIICDSIARYKRLAGEDVIFITGVDEHGLKIQRTANEKGIEPKSHCDEISEVFNNNWKDWNISFDKFIRTSSKNHEFVVNEFYERVKASDDIYMGVQKGWYCVGCEEFKDNPENSSTYKCPIHQKNLEWKNEENLFFRLSKYQKEIERIINEPSFIEPIERKNEIINFVSRGLKDFSISRTNVKWGIPVPGYDNHTFYVWFDALLGYVSAISSDATEHSLEKSINGGWPADVHLIGKDILRFHAVYWPAMLISAKMKVPKKVFGHGFLTREGQKMGKSLGNVLDPDLLLTKYGNDPVRWYLIKDISLGNDGDFQDKRFVDIINNDLANTIGNLLNRTSSMSRKWFNNKVPNKEKIFNEKKLENFAKIAVENYIYNFDNYKLDLAANEVLSLAINTNLYLNDNQPWLLIKEKDNLPLVKEIIYNVLESTRIIGLLLIPLLPELSTKINDQLGSIYREEIPWKKQLIWGLLVSNSSLPKPTPIINKLEYEEHL
- the lptC gene encoding LPS export ABC transporter periplasmic protein LptC: MKNIYRLIIFLPLFMLGCTPNVIDENKVIQKIDSLDMTIFSNSGDKVYSITSPNSSYDNIELKFELKKPIINIHNGTETKYIISSEESTLSDNNKLLKLKGNVKLKTLKKDEYSLNADNFIWNIESTNYLLEGNIRFENQNIILNSGKAILGSDNIIEFFKPVKYIIKDENKENKYEINSENAFYNLNTESVSFEAKDKRVKSIIYF
- a CDS encoding cofactor assembly of complex C subunit B; translated protein: MGFNGKSLILVGAILFVFQIANFISIETITPELERAQVLAAIASLIIILIGFLFKQFQPLAGEKAALKGENKFLFDRNMPDEVIDELAWGSEAILTSTAAAAILIHNDGVNILRRGITSSNDFKPGETCLRSIKDMKLISLANTKFYPRRDEFFNFCAEIPSILIVPINNKAFILIGGWSAKCFTKSDEKWINNWSKKINNIFSKNKI
- a CDS encoding bifunctional adenosylcobinamide kinase/adenosylcobinamide-phosphate guanylyltransferase; its protein translation is MNANDLSISEYSSHIVFITGGTKSGKSEFAEYLAKKVKKLSYVALSENNLDDKDWQDKIKLHRERRPKDWKLIETTDLLNTLRKEEGPLLVDSIGGFVMKSIGKEQNEWSIKMNLLMSLLMKRKSITIIVGEQVGWSLVSEYKIGNTYIERIGELQKRITKISKDNWLAINGRAIKIDEISIEIPT